In the genome of Urocitellus parryii isolate mUroPar1 chromosome 7, mUroPar1.hap1, whole genome shotgun sequence, the window gaagaacaaaatatctGGCAACACCTGAATTTTAGAGGGGGTCAGCCCTCATTTTAGGaaaaggtaaaaaacaaaaattcatttgtACTCACTAGATTTTGTTATAATCtctaaactgaaaacaaaaaatgtagttttatttacTTCCAAATAAAAGATGGCACCATTGCCACTCTTTTgtaggaaaagaatttttttggCTATTTTGGTGTGTTTAAAACAAACTGGCCTCCAATTTGGTTCCTTTGAGTAAAAAATcttcatgtatttcaaaaacattcCATCAAATCTAAAATGTAATTCTCATATTTTTACCTTTAGTATTGGTATGAATTTTTATAATCAATGGCCCCTTGGATTCATAAAACAGGGCCCTGACatattatttgtgatttttaattacTGCTCCATAGATTGTTTAATCATCTCCCTATTCTTGGACACTGATGTCAGTTCCAGCATTCTCAGGATAATAAATAGCATTTTTAGGAAGAGCTTTAtatcttgtttcttttattaCCCACTATGTACTTGTATATGTAAAATCcagaaaatgtaaagaatttaCAAAGCTATAAAAAATGTATGATTACATTTACTCAACCACAGCCCTAGGGTAAAGTTTTCAGGAAAACTTTTGCTAGTTTAATAGACATAGACCTGAAGTTATTGGGATGTGCAATTTAAGACCTGATGAGCTCATGGATTTTCCCATGTTAAGATATACGTCTGTTTCCTTATACACCCAAAGTAAAATACTGAGGCTTAATAATGTATTTGGTATGCTCTTTTCAAATTATCTTATCTGAAAAGTTTAATCAGGAGACTGCTTTTTCAAACACATATAAAAGATTTTTCCATAAACATATGCTTCCCCCTAGTGGACACTAAGTTATCTACTCACCTACACAGAAGAAATAGTAGTTAATTAacctataaaaatttatgtttatgaATTCCTGGCCAATTCCTATAAACAAAACTTATTTAGTGCAATTAGAATGGGATTTGATTCATTCCATACCTCTCACCTATAAATATTCACTGAGTGACTATCATAAATGATTATTGAAAATAACAGCAATCAAATTATCTGCCCCCAGGGGAGCTTATATTCTAGTAAGGAAGACAATGACATAAATGCCTAAATAATAAATACCAGATGttaatatatattcaaagaaaatgctTTGGGCAGGGTAAGGGAGAAAGTGTGACTGCAAGagtaaggcaagtactctataAAAAACTGTCAAAAAACACCATCCTGATATATTTACCTTTAAGCAGGGAACCAAAGGTAGTGAGGGAACAAGCTGTAGGATACACAGAAGATGTACAATCCAGGTccaaaaatatcaaatagaaaattcccgaaataaaaacaattcatcCTAAGTTTTAAACTGTGCACTGAGTAGAATACTAACATCTAATACCATCCCATCCCATTCTAGTATATACTACCAACTCATTAGTCTCTTACAGTACCACAGTGCTTATATTCAAGTACATATTTTACTTACTAATGACTCCAAAGCATAAGTCTAGTGATGATCGAATTTTGTACAagccaaagagaagccataaagtaCTTCTtctaagtgaaaaggtgaaagttctgggcttaacaagaaaaaaattgtatgctGAGATTGCTGCTAACAGCTACAGTGAATTATTAATGTTAATCTCTCCTGTCTCTAATTGATAAATTAATCTTCATCACAGATATGTATATAAAGGCAAAAACATAGTTTCAGGCCTCCACCTTAAAGATATCACCAATGGAGCAAGTGGGAAGGGAGCCCTATTGTATGGGGAATTAAAAAATTCCTTCTATTTAACAAAAAGAGGTCTAATTCAGACTTACCTCCTCAACCAGCTGGACACCATAGTCCCTTTTAAGAGGCTGGATAGTCACACCTCTCCCATTGACAAGCTGGGTTAAGTCAATAGGTTGAGTAGGATCAACTCGACCCAAATCAATAAGATACTGCAGTCTCTTGAGACTCAAAGGCTGATACTGGCGTCTGAAGCTATGAAACAACAATGTAACagttggaaaatacaaattaatttttccaaaatttttagaaatcaatTCAAAGCTTtgtcctctgttttcttccatcaGTTTTGAAGgttaacaaaataaaaccctCCTGAGTATAACACAAGCATGTAGTGTTGCTGAATTTGCagtaatgaaataaaactagTACTTCCTTATTCCACTAAAAATACTTTGCCTCTCTAAAGCATTTACTTCACCTATGTACACAAATTAACAAATTTAACCCACTATCTGAATTACATAGTAATGGAGTATAAAGAATTAATTGCAGTTATCATTTACTAGGTAACTACAGTGGGCTAGAtattatgtgtttatgtgtgtgtgtgtacaaataccatacatatacatatataatattgaaaatgcCTGTTTTTTTTATACATGAGAGCCAAATTTTCTACCTCTAGGTCTctcctaaaagaaaagaaaaaaagagtttagcATTTTCAgatgtgtgtgtatacgtgtgtgtaaATCACAATAGAGAAGCAGACATTACCATCTTCATTTTGCAGTACAATGTTTGAGCTTTTTTCCACTACTAATCCAGGCCTAAGTCTCATTACAAAAGTGATTTGTAGGACTAACAGCAAAAGGGGTTTTTTTCTAACAATAGCTCcaaaatgaatttaatgtttCTACTAAATTACTGTTTAGGTGATTTTCAGTGTAGATTAGGGGTTTGTACTTTGAGAAACTGCACAATCTTACCTATGTCCTTCATTAAATCCATATTTTGGGATTCGGATATAAAATGGAGTCTGGCCTCCCTCGAAGCCCAGCCGTGGCCGGGTTCCTCTCTGCCTTTCTCCTTTATGGCCTCTCCCACATTTTCTACCTCTTCTCCGACCTCTTGGTCGCCTCGCCTGTAAAGAAAACAGTTGAGTTTTAAGATCTTCAGATACATTTCTAAAAACTGTATTTCGCTtctttgctctgtgtgtgtggttAGGTCATTCACTCACCCAACCAACCAGTATTAGCTGACACTATGTTCCAACCACTGTTCTAGCTACTCAAACATACATATAGTCTATTGGCATCTGTGCCTCTGAGGatgtaattaatttttgtaaCCAAAATACAAGTTGTGGAGAGCTGCAAGGGTGGGATGGGACTAGGGTTCTGTAATAGCCCAAAACTGGAGGGGGGCGGGAAATCCCTAGAATTAAATATCCACAATAAAGCTTAAATTATaatcaagaaaatgttttcattttaaacgTAACTGTACGTATGTAACTGTTGCCAATAtacactattttatttaaatacttaatttattttaaaaaatatttttccttaatttactTGCTGTCACTTCGCGAAAGCAATAAATTGAGTGTTACAATGACCGAACGTCGACCACAGCTTTTTTAGCTGTATTCGGTGAGCTGCAGAAGAGATAAATGACAAACCAATTCACGTCTTTCCGATGCCGAAAAAATACACTTTCTAGGAGAGCACTTCATTTTAAATCCAAATTTGAATTACGATCATGTCGTAGTGCTTGGTTCGCTCCTCtaatatgcttttaaataaaGACCTCTTTATGAATGCAGGGCAAGCGGAAAGACTTTCCTCGGTGCAGTGAAGGGGTACCAGGGGTCCGGCAGGCCTACGTCCACCCCGACACCCCCAGGAAAGGCACTTCTCGGGCTTGATGTGCAGAGAAAGGCCGCTGCCATTGCCCGGGCCCCCAGCGCTCTCCCGCACCACCACTAGTCCTTTACCGGTTTCTTGGAGCCGGGATTGGGCTTTAAATTGGCCAGGCTCACACGCGGCAGGGCCCGGAGCAGGTCTAGGGACCTGGCCCCACCGGCCTGCGCTGGACCAGCCATGACCGCAGGTCCGGGAGCTTCCAAGGGCGCCCTGAGCCGCCTCCAAGGCCACGTGGTCTCGGCACAGTGCTCTACGGCCGCGGCCCCGCCCCTGTCGTGCAGCTGTCGCGCGTCGGGA includes:
- the Mrpl15 gene encoding large ribosomal subunit protein uL15m isoform X2, producing MAGPAQAGGARSLDLLRALPRVSLANLKPNPGSKKPARRPRGRRRGRKCGRGHKGERQRGTRPRLGFEGGQTPFYIRIPKYGFNEGHSFRRQYQPLSLKRLQYLIDLGRVDPTQPIDLTQLVNGRGVTIQPLKRDYGVQLVEEIFCANLFHSFCVDNPFQNECCPLKHWCRIILMQRTVVTWRILPNFLKQDWNLPRSMAMFYPISLKMNSLKCSVLERIQGRSSLVLLQDGW